The following proteins come from a genomic window of Ailuropoda melanoleuca isolate Jingjing unplaced genomic scaffold, ASM200744v2 unplaced-scaffold4718, whole genome shotgun sequence:
- the LOC117799326 gene encoding anoctamin-5-like, producing NYFGEKIAMYFVFLGFYTEMLSFAAIVGLACFIYGLLSMDGNSNSTEICDPTIGGQIIMCPLCDQVCDYWRLNTTCLASKISHLFDNESTVFFAIFMGIW from the exons gaattattttggagaaaaaattgccatgtattttgtctttcttggcTTTTACACCGAAATGCTGTCCTTTGCAGCTATCGTTGGCTTAGCTTGTTTCATTTATGGCTTGTTATCAATGGATGGTAACTCAAACAG cACTGAGATCTGTGACCCTACAATTGGAGGTCAGATTATCATGTGCCCACTCTGTGACCAAGTGTGTGATTATTGGAGACTAAATACCACGTGTTTGGCTTCAAAG ATCTCCCATTTATTTGATAATGAGTCGACAGTGTTCTTTGCAATATTCATGGGAATTTGGG